Proteins encoded in a region of the Thunnus maccoyii chromosome 4, fThuMac1.1, whole genome shotgun sequence genome:
- the camta1a gene encoding calmodulin-binding transcription activator 1: MAAENKPEGLKKIRNPDRMYRSAVCYAGHGPPKSISDDTETNNEHGHLKIYLPKKLLECLPKCTSLPKERHRWNTNEEIAAYLITFEKHEEWLTTSPKTRPQNGSMILYNRKKVKYRKDGYCWKKRKDGKTTREDHMKLKVQGVECLYGCYVHSSIIPTFHRRCYWLLQNPDIVLVHYLNVPAIEDCGKPCGPILCSINTDKKEWAKWTKEELIGQLKPMFHGIKWTCSNGNSSSGFSVEQLVQQILDSHQTKPPPRTHNCLCTGTLGAGSSVHHKCNSAKHRIISPKVDPRSGGYSSAHSEVQNNDVSEGKTEHSAHGGGKGSGGGGGGGSAREKRNGKVHKPVLLHQNSTEVSSTNQVEVPDTTQNSPVSISSGLNSDPDMADSPVVTGMSHVASVMSGLSQSVFMSEVTGDPVYSMSPTGGPNTHLMGADATSQGLVLSVTSDRHKFAFPSGGVGEPGTTAAGDLSMLSAAGVSEELVLSSSLDSGTIKIPETNMNFDPDCFLNNPKQGQTYGGSAMKTEGNSSSTSSSSSGSNSTNGNLQRSPSMSDNGYSFSAALVKNIKTEDTSFEQQLAKESGYQVGAVVNCGSGVSVSSGAGSGQGSLTLTPAGSLLPSGGGLSPSTTLEQMDFSAIDAKQDYTSSATTVSYGQAMSSPHMQHQNRSPSFFLQDASQSNQAQQGRPSMGQKTHMMEHNSHDSGAYMGLQVVKTDSPGSNGHLHHHHQAHQTQHRANCNGGSPTEGPGQTGSLQLLQYQGSFPGLGAEHEEVVGLEQPGSVSSAQAGATENGAENLLKPGDHIQACGAGNGEGGGAEHYLQQASDGGGGGTGGAGEGVALHNGNNNSDGSSRTQQQQQLQPLLQGTSMVQGLYNAVGTHQGLGGAASNGGTGGTGMEISLDHFDISFGNQFSDLINDFISVDGSGTTMSAGGALYAHQLVTSHSSDSQNTAGGAPQQGQEDGGARSSGYNPSELCLQPCCSPQSLSGGAAAGGNTGEAGSLSYMNVAEVVSAAVAQGALGMLQATGRLFMVTDYSPEWSYPEGGVKVLITGPWQEASSNYSCLFDQISVPASLIQPGVLRCYCPAHDTGLVTLQVAVSNQIISNSVVFEYKARALPSLPSSQHDWLSLDDNQFRMSILERLEQMERRMAEMASHQQPSSAGSGGGGGGTGGTGGGGGGGGGGGGGGGGGNNSQSQCVSAQTQASSSFESRVVVVCEKMMSRACWAKSKHLIHSKTFRGMTLLHLAAGQGYATLIQTLIKWRTKHADSIDLELEVDPLNVDHFSCTPLMWACALGHLEAAVVLYKWDRRALAIPDSLGRLPLSIARSRGHTKLAECLEQLQREEQQPPAPLPPATRMSFSPAPDAPTTDSWMVSWANDSVVASSCKKGGPATTTTTTSTTSLNPDLRRPRSEPSNYYSSEGQRDLPLAKKHKPNPELFQTRPDKAMSVPLSLEQQQLHKLSSSPKSLSSEGLSSDKGLSTGGSTGTARWTSRESFSSSSLGRKGLGVSGSSSLGKEKLVNRLRQREQLGMLVMADREMADAELLSYREDLENQDCLTQMDDLQVNMMTLAEHIIEATPERIKRENFTATDSVPLDTSGVSNTMNWLANYLGDVEQLPSIIHLRSLYNEPLTPSSNPSLSPGGSPLREGPLERSTLPSPADWSEFINASNSKVERDLAQLTLSDPEQRELYEAARLVQTAFRKYKGRPLREQQEVAAAVIQRCYKKYKQLTWIALKYALYKKMTQAAILIQSKFRSYHEQKKFQQSRRAAVLIQQYYRSYKEFGRLKPHHRGAAAALVQHKLRGSLLTKRQDQAARKIMRFLRRCRHSPLMDHRLFKRGERIEKGQGT; encoded by the exons AACCCTGATATTGTGCTCGTCCACTATTTGAATGTTCCAGCCATTGAGGATTGTGGGAAACCATGTGGTCCGATACTGTGCTCCATCAATACAGACAAGAAGGAGTGGGCCAAGTGGACCAAGGAGGAGCTGATTGGCCAGCTTAAGCCCATGT TTCATGGCATCAAGTGGACTTGCAGCAATGGGAACAGCAGCTCTGGCTTCTCAGTGGAGCAGCTAGTGCAACAGATTCTGGACAGCCACCAAACTAAGCCACCTCCCCGGACTCACAACTGCCTCTGCACGGGCACCCTGG GTGCAGGGAGCAGTGTGCACCACAAATGCAACAGCGCCAAACACCGCATCATCTCCCCTAAGGTGGACCCCCGCTCAGGGGGCTACAGCAGTGCTCACTCTGAGGTGCAAAACAACGATGTGTCAGAGGGGAAGACCGAGCACAGTGCCCATGGTGGAGGCAAAGGCTctgggggaggaggtggagggggcaGTGCCAGGGAGAAACGCAATGGCAAAGTCCACAAGCCTGTCTTGCTGCACCAAAACAGTACAGAGGTGTCATCCACTAACCAGGTTGAGGTCCCTGACACCACGCAGAACTCCCCTGTCTCCATCAGCAGCGGCCTCAACAGTGATCCAGACATGGCTGACAGCCCCGTGGTGACAGGGATGAGCCATGTGGCCTCTGTCATGTCTGGCCTGTCCCagagtgtgtttatgtctgaggTCACTGGAGACCCTGTGTACAGCATGTCTCCCACTGGGGGCCCCAACACTCACCTGATGGGTGCAGATGCCACCTCACAAGGCTTGGTGCTGTCTGTGACCTCTGATCGTCACAAATTTGCCTTCCCCAGTGGAGGAGTAGGGGAACCTGGGACTACTGCCGCAGGAGACCTGTCCATGTTGTCTGCAGCCGGGGTGTCTGAGGAACTGGTGCTCTCCAGCAGTCTGGACTCTGGAACCATCAAGATCCCAGAGACCAATATGAACTTTGACCCTGACTGCTTCCTGAACAACCCCAAACAAGGCCAGACCTATGGTGGCAGTGCAATGAAGACAGAGGGCAACTCTTCCTCAACCTCATCTTCCTCCAGTGGCAGTAATAGCACCAACGGCAATCTGCAGCGCTCCCCCTCCATGTCAGACAACGGCTACAGCTTCAGCGCAGCTTTGGTAAAGAATATCAAGACAGAAGACACATCCTTTGAGCAGCAGCTGGCCAAGGAAAGTGGCTACCAGGTGGGGGCAGTAGTAAACTGTGGCAGCGGGGTGTCTGTTTCATCTGGTGCTGGCTCAGGCCAGGGCAGCCTCACTCTGACCCCTGCAGGCTCCCTGCTTCCTTCTGGTGGGGGTCTGAGTCCCAGCACCACCCTGGAGCAGATGGATTTCAGTGCCATTGATGCCAAGCAGGACTACACGTCCAGCGCTACCACAGTGAGCTATGGTCAAGCCATGTCCAGTCCTCACATGCAACATCAGAATCGTTCGCCCAGTTTCTTCCTTCAGGATGCCTCTCAGTCCAACCAGGCTCAGCAGGGGAGGCCCAGCATGGGCCAGAAAACACATATGATGGAGCACAACTCCCATGACTCTGGAGCTTATATGGGGCTGCAGGTGGTGAAGACGGACTCCCCTGGCAGCAATGGCCAtctccatcaccaccaccaggcCCACCAAACCCAGCATAGGGCCAACTGTAATGGAGGTTCACCCACTGAGGGGCCCGGCCAGACTGGCTCTCTGCAACTGCTGCAGTACCAGGGGAGCTTTCCTGGGCTGGGCGCTGAGCATGAGGAAGTAGTGGGTCTAGAGCAACCAGGCAGTGTGAGTTCAGCTCAGGCTGGAGCCACTGAGAATGGAGCAGAGAATCTACTCAAGCCAGGGGATCACATTCAGGCCTGTGGGGCAGGAAAcggagagggtgggggggcaGAGCACTATCTGCAGCAGGCCTCAGAtggcggaggaggagggacTGGAGGTGCAGGAGAAGGAGTAGCACTTCATAAtggaaacaacaacagtgaTGGCAGCAGCCGCAcccaacagcaacagcagctgcagcctctcctccaaGGCACAAGCATGGTCCAGGGACTCTACAACGCTGTTGGAACCCACCAAGGCCTGGGTGGAGCAGCCAGTAATGGAGGAACAGGGGGGACAGGCATGGAGATCAGTCTAGATCACTTTGATATCTCTTTTGGAAACCAGTTTTCTGACCTCATCAATGACTTCATCTCAGTGGATGGCAGTGGAACCACTATGTCAGCTGGAGGGGCCCTATAtgctcaccagctagtcacATCCCACAGCTCTGATAGTCAGAACACAGCTGGTGGGGCCCCCCAGCAAGGCCAGGAAGATGGAGGCGCCAGGAGCTCTGGCTACAACCCTTCAGAGCTCTGCCTTCAACCTTGCTGCAGCCCCCAGTCTCTGAGTGGAGGGGCTGCAGCAGGGGGAAACACAGGAGAGGCAGGCTCCTTGTCCTACATGAATGTAGCAGAGGTGGTTTCTGCGGCTGTAGCCCAGGGGGCTCTGGGGATGCTCCAGGCCACAGGCCGACTCTTCATGGTCACTGACTACTCTCCTGAGTGGTCTTACCCTGAG GGCGGAGTTAAGGTGCTGATCACTGGGCCCTGGCAAGAGGCCAGCTCAAACTATAGCTGCTTGTTTGACCAGATCTCAGTCCCTGCCTCTCTAATCCAACCAGGGGTGTTGCGCTGCTACTGTCCAG CTCATGACACAGGTCTGGTGACGCTACAGGTGGCTGTCAGTAACCAAATCATCTCCAACTCTGTGGTGTTTGAGTACAAGGCCCGCGCTCTTCCTTCACTGCCATCATCACAGCACGACTGGCTCTCGCTGGATG ATAACCAGTTCAGAATGTCTATCCTGGAGCGCTTGGagcagatggagaggaggatggCGGAGATGGCCAGCCACCAGCAGCCGAGCAGTGCAGGGAGTGGCGGAGGTGGGGGAGGAACAGGGGGAacagggggaggaggaggtggagggggaggaggcggaggaggtggaggaggaggcaacAACAGCCAGTCACAG tgtgtatctgCCCAGACGCAGGCCAGCAGCTCCTTTGAGAGCCGTGTCGTGGTGGTCTGTGAGAAGATGATGAGCAGAGCTTGCTGGGCCAAGTCCAAACATTTAATCCACTCCAAGACCTTCAGAGGCATGACACTCCTTCACCTGGCTGCTGGCCAGGGCTACGCCACCCTCATCCAGACACTCATCAAGTGGCG CACCAAGCATGCTGACAGTATTGATTTGGAGTTAGAAGTGGACCCTCTCAATGTGGATCACTTCTCGTGCACGCCTCTG ATGTGGGCGTGTGCGCTGGGTCACCTGGAGGCTGCAGTGGTCCTGTATAAATGGGACAGACGTGCCCTAGCTATCCCAGATTCTCTGGGCCGCTTACCTCTGTCAATTGCCCGCTCTCGTGGCCATACCAAATTGGCTGAATGTCTGGAGCAGCTACAGAGGGAAGAGCAGCAGCCACCAGCCCCTCTACCACCCGCAACTCGCATGTCTTTCTCCCCAGCCCCCGACGCCCCCACCACAGACAGCTGGATGGTCAGCTGGGCAAACGACAGTGTAGTAGCATCCAGCTGCAAGAAAGGAGGTCCTGCCACCACTACAACCACAACCAGCACCACCAGCCTCAATCCAG ACTTGAGAAGACCCAGGTCAGAGCCTTCCAACTACTATAGCAGTGAGGGCCAAAGAGACCTCCCTCTAGCTAAAAAACATAAACCCAACCCAGAACTGTTTCAGACACGGCCTGACAAGGCCATGTCTGTTCCTCTGAgcctggagcagcagcagctccacaaACTGTCCTCTAGCCCCAAGAGCCTGTCCTCAGAGGGCCTGAGCTCAGACAAGGGCCTGTCTACTGGAGGCAGCACAGGGACAGCCAGATGGACCTCCAGAGAGAGTTTCTCCAGCAGTAGCTTGGGGAGGAAAGGGTTGGGGGTCAGTGGAAGCAGCAGCCTGGGGAAGGAGAAACTGGTCAACCGGTTACGTCAGCGGGAACAGCTAGGTATGCTGGTGATGGCAGACAGGGAAATGGCTGATGCAGAACTACTATCCTATCGGGAGGATCTGGAGAACCAGGACTGTCTCACACAGATGGATGACTTGCAG GTAAACATGATGACTCTAGCAGAGCACATCATTGAAGCAACACCAGAGAGAATCAAGAGGGAGAACTTCACCGCCACAGACTCTGTGCCCTTAGACACGTCAGGGGTCAGCAACACCATGAACTGGCTGGCCAACTACCTGGGAGATGTGGAGCAGCTGCCGAGCATAATACACTTACG ATCTCTGTATAATGAACCCCTGACCCCATCGTCCAACCCCAGCCTCAGTCCTGGTGGGTCTCCGCTAAGAGAGGGGCCCCTGGAGAGGTCCACGCTTCCATCCCCAGCTGACTGGAGTGAGTTCATCAATGCCTCCAACAGCAAGGTGGAGCGAGACCTGGCCCAGCTGACTCTGTCAGATCCAGAGCAGAGAGAGCTATATGAAGCCGCCCGCCTAGTCCAAACTGCCTTCCGCAAGTACAAG GGGCGGCCGCTCCGAGAGCAACAGGAAgtagctgctgctgttattcAACGTTGTTACAAGAAATATAAACAG CTAACATGGATAGCCTTGAAG TATGCACTTTATAAGAAGATGACGCAGGCCGCCATCCTTATCCAGAGTAAATTCCGCAGCTACCACGAACAGAAGAAGTTTCAGCAGAGCAGGAGGGCCGCCGTGCTCATTCAGCAATACTACCGCAGCTACAAGGAGTTTGGCAGGCTGAAGCCCCACCATCGTGGGGCAGCCGCTGCCCTGGTGCAGCACAAACTGAG aggTAGTCTGCTCACAAAGAGGCAGGATCAGGCTGCCAGGAAGATCATGAGGTTCCTACGTCGCTGCCGTCACAG CCCCTTGATGGACCATAGACTGTTCAAGCGG